In Cyclopterus lumpus isolate fCycLum1 chromosome 17, fCycLum1.pri, whole genome shotgun sequence, a genomic segment contains:
- the LOC117746472 gene encoding beta-1,3-galactosyltransferase 2-like isoform X1 translates to MQWRRRHCCAHTAKCILLLSLLGLLVFLVHHVWLTQFTGMPRWRGYPVVYGGAELHSTKPKGNLSAPHSAWRFVIVPHQKSDANVTSPEEGVSSPQGDPRFENTLAANTSQSVEGDLRVTISQGPFPYVINEPNKCADSRPSPFLVLLISTEARQVEARNAIRQTWGNESVAPALGFIRLFLLGRNEGELGLLQQRMLEAESQRYHDIIQQDFLDTYKNLTIKTLMGMNWVAIHCPQAGYVMKTDSDMFLNTEYLIYKLLRPELKLKKNYFTGNNMRGFAPNRNKNSKWYMPPELYPGEKYPTFCSGTGYVFSGDLAGKIYRASLRIRLLHLEDVYVGICLAKLQIEPTPPPNEFLFNHWRVSYSSCKYSHLITSHGFHPNELLKYWHHLQSNKRNTCINVLRAGRVHLNRMNRERPAK, encoded by the coding sequence ATGCAGTGGAGACGACGCCACTGCTGTGCACACACAGCTAAATGcatccttctcctctcactgttGGGTCTACTGGTGTTTCTGGTTCACCATGTGTGGCTGACTCAGTTCACAGGTATGCCCCGGTGGAGAGGCTATCCTGTGGTGTACGGAGGGGCTGAACTTCATAGCACCAAACCCAAAGGGAACCTGAGCGCGCCACATTCAGCGTGGAGGTTTGTCATCGTTCCTCATCAGAAGTCTGATGCTAACGTCACCTCCCCTGAGGAGggtgtctcctctcctcagggaGACCCACGTTTTGAAAACACTCTGGCAGCCAACACTAGCCAAAGTGTAGAGGGAGACCTTCGTGTCACTATAAGCCAAGGGCCTTTCCCTTATGTCATCAATGAGCCAAACAAATGCGCAGACAGCAGACCGTCACCATTTTTGGTGTTGCTGATATCCACTGAGGCTCGGCAAGTGGAGGCAAGAAATGCCATAAGGCAGACATGGGGGAATGAGAGCGTGGCTCCTGCTCTGGGATTCATCCGGCTGTTTCTGCTGGGGAGAAATGAGGGCGAGCTGGGACTTTTACAGCAAAGGATGCTCGAAGCAGAAAGCCAGAGGTATCATGATATCATCCAGCAGGACTTTCTGGATACCTACAAAAACCTCACCATAAAGACATTGATGGGAATGAACTGGGTGGCAATTCACTGCCCACAAGCCGGCTATGTCATGAAGACGGACAGCGATATGTTCCTCAACACAGAGTACCTTATTTACAAGCTGCTCCGGCCAGAACTGAAGCTTAAGAAGAACTACTTCACCGGCAATAACATGAGAGGCTTTGCGCCAAACCGAAACAAAAACAGCAAGTGGTACATGCCTCCTGAGCTGTACCCAGGTGAAAAGTATCCCACCTTCTGCTCTGGGACTGGTTATGTCTTCTCTGGAGACCTGGCGGGAAAAATCTATCGTGCATCACTAAGGATCCGCCTATTGCATCTGGAGGATGTGTATGTGGGAATATGCCTGGCGAAGCTCCAGATCGAGCCTACCCCGCCACCCAACGAGTTCCTATTCAACCACTGGCGGGTGTCTTATTCCAGCTGCAAGTACAGCCATCTGATAACTTCACATGGGTTTCATCCCAATGAACTGCTTAAATACTGGCATCATCTCCAGAGTAACAAACGCAACACCTGCATAAACGTGTTGAGAGCAGGCAGGGTACATTTGAACAGAATGAACCGAGAGAGACCAGCTAAATAA
- the LOC117746472 gene encoding beta-1,3-galactosyltransferase 2-like isoform X2, translated as MPRWRGYPVVYGGAELHSTKPKGNLSAPHSAWRFVIVPHQKSDANVTSPEEGVSSPQGDPRFENTLAANTSQSVEGDLRVTISQGPFPYVINEPNKCADSRPSPFLVLLISTEARQVEARNAIRQTWGNESVAPALGFIRLFLLGRNEGELGLLQQRMLEAESQRYHDIIQQDFLDTYKNLTIKTLMGMNWVAIHCPQAGYVMKTDSDMFLNTEYLIYKLLRPELKLKKNYFTGNNMRGFAPNRNKNSKWYMPPELYPGEKYPTFCSGTGYVFSGDLAGKIYRASLRIRLLHLEDVYVGICLAKLQIEPTPPPNEFLFNHWRVSYSSCKYSHLITSHGFHPNELLKYWHHLQSNKRNTCINVLRAGRVHLNRMNRERPAK; from the coding sequence ATGCCCCGGTGGAGAGGCTATCCTGTGGTGTACGGAGGGGCTGAACTTCATAGCACCAAACCCAAAGGGAACCTGAGCGCGCCACATTCAGCGTGGAGGTTTGTCATCGTTCCTCATCAGAAGTCTGATGCTAACGTCACCTCCCCTGAGGAGggtgtctcctctcctcagggaGACCCACGTTTTGAAAACACTCTGGCAGCCAACACTAGCCAAAGTGTAGAGGGAGACCTTCGTGTCACTATAAGCCAAGGGCCTTTCCCTTATGTCATCAATGAGCCAAACAAATGCGCAGACAGCAGACCGTCACCATTTTTGGTGTTGCTGATATCCACTGAGGCTCGGCAAGTGGAGGCAAGAAATGCCATAAGGCAGACATGGGGGAATGAGAGCGTGGCTCCTGCTCTGGGATTCATCCGGCTGTTTCTGCTGGGGAGAAATGAGGGCGAGCTGGGACTTTTACAGCAAAGGATGCTCGAAGCAGAAAGCCAGAGGTATCATGATATCATCCAGCAGGACTTTCTGGATACCTACAAAAACCTCACCATAAAGACATTGATGGGAATGAACTGGGTGGCAATTCACTGCCCACAAGCCGGCTATGTCATGAAGACGGACAGCGATATGTTCCTCAACACAGAGTACCTTATTTACAAGCTGCTCCGGCCAGAACTGAAGCTTAAGAAGAACTACTTCACCGGCAATAACATGAGAGGCTTTGCGCCAAACCGAAACAAAAACAGCAAGTGGTACATGCCTCCTGAGCTGTACCCAGGTGAAAAGTATCCCACCTTCTGCTCTGGGACTGGTTATGTCTTCTCTGGAGACCTGGCGGGAAAAATCTATCGTGCATCACTAAGGATCCGCCTATTGCATCTGGAGGATGTGTATGTGGGAATATGCCTGGCGAAGCTCCAGATCGAGCCTACCCCGCCACCCAACGAGTTCCTATTCAACCACTGGCGGGTGTCTTATTCCAGCTGCAAGTACAGCCATCTGATAACTTCACATGGGTTTCATCCCAATGAACTGCTTAAATACTGGCATCATCTCCAGAGTAACAAACGCAACACCTGCATAAACGTGTTGAGAGCAGGCAGGGTACATTTGAACAGAATGAACCGAGAGAGACCAGCTAAATAA